The window CCCCAAAGCTCCAAGAGTAgagcaaaataacaaaaatgacCATGGGTTTCATAGAAACACGTAACAAAACCACATTCTTCTCCCAAaggtacaattaaaatatttcaacatTTTTATAAGCAGAATGAGCGACATATTCTTGGTCGAAGAAGATATACATAGTACCCAGTAGACTTGCAATTTACATTCACGTTCTGTTTGTTGACAGAGAAAATAGCATTATGCATGcatagaaaaagaagaagaaaaatctcaaaatgtGCATAACGAAGTTTCAATACTTCTATTGTCACGAAAACAAAACCGAGCCATAACTATCTATATAGCCTTGCCATACATAGTTATGAACAAATTGTAACTAGCTAGGAAGTTCGTAGGAATCTTTATTTAAAACCTAACTTGACATTTCTGGTGAAAGAGCTAATTGTATCTTTGATATTTCTGTGAGAATGCACATTAGGTAATAATGTTAATCTAattatacaaaacaaacagaAGCACATGATCAACTTTAGGTCCACAATCTTATCATGAACTGATTAATTGCTTCTTTTTGTTACTACTACCCACCCATACAGCTCAGAAAAGCCAGCTTTTATTCTCCCTACCAACCCTAACCTTTGATACATATAAAGATTACCAGCATAACACAGCAAGAGGATGAAATTCTTGttataaattcatatatttatgaGTAAATCTCGCAGAATCGCTGGAATATATATAGCTTGGATCAAATGCAATTTTTGGGGACCACATCATGGATAAGTTTCCCAAATCACAGTAATTTAATTGTATATTTGAGATTCTCTTGAACTATGTATGTGTATTAGAATCTCAGTTGGCAAATAAAGAAATGGAACATTATTTAAAGCTTGAGGAATATACATATCGAGTGCTAATATGTGGTTGTTCAGAACAAACTATATAGTAGTTTCTACTACATTAATTACTCAGACATTGatttacattattatatatCCATGACGTTCTTTACAAGAACTGTTACTACTCATTCTTCCTCTTTCCACATCTTATGACTAATACAACAGATATGCATAATTAACCAGATCGGAAGTTAAATCCTTGTGATCACTACAGACTGTAACCCAGTTCATAATCTTGGAACATCCCTTGTGGTAGAAGAGCTGGAGTAGCAGATGAATCCCAGGAATTTGAGGATACTGATTTGGTATCAGAATCATTGGACCACCAAATCAAGCTGTCCTTTGAGCTATTCATCTCTCTGAAACAATCAAATCCAGCCATATCATGATCTTCGTGTGGCACATAGCCCATTATTCTGTTGTTGAGAATGTCATCTAGTTCAGTCTGCAGTGCACCAAGTTGCTGAAATCCCACACTATTAGTCTGCTCATGAATAGCCTCAGATCTTGGTGCAAGGCTTGAGTGCATTGGATTCTTACTACTCCCAGAAGCAACAAAGGGAACTCCACCGTTACTCAAAGGGATATTCTCCAAAAGATGAACCTGAGGGTTATTGATCTTTGCACCATCATGTTGAGGCTTGCAGAACTCATCTTTTTGTCCTTGTTCGACATGTGGGGAATTAGGCAAAGCATTTTGCATCACAGGGCTAGAGCCATCATTCAAAGACTGCAGGCTCTGGATCATCTTTTCTTGGAAAGGATGCAACTTGGGCCACAGCGCCGGGTTGTTGTAGAAAGAGAAAGGGTTTTGAAGGCTTTGAAGTTGCATGTGCAGTTGGAGTCTTTCAAGAGCTGAAGAGCTTAGGGCATTTGAATAAGAATTCTCCTCTATTCCATTGTTTGTGTCTTTTGCGCTTAAGTTAGATTGTTTGCGCCTCCCGAGCAGTTTCTTCTTCAATCTAGTGTTCCAATAGTTCTTGATGTCGTTATCTGTCCTTCCAGGTAACTGAGCAGCAATTATGGACCACCTATACACATAGATTATATATGTTGGAACAtgtttagttaatttctaagaatattaattaaccaatgaagaagaagaaaacatgtGGAGCTAGCTA of the Glycine max cultivar Williams 82 chromosome 13, Glycine_max_v4.0, whole genome shotgun sequence genome contains:
- the LOC778083 gene encoding transcription factor MYB36 gives rise to the protein MGRAPCCDKANVKKGPWSPEEDAALKAYIEKNGTGGNWIALPQKIGLKRCGKSCRLRWLNYLRPNIKHGGFTEEEDNIICSLYISIGSRWSIIAAQLPGRTDNDIKNYWNTRLKKKLLGRRKQSNLSAKDTNNGIEENSYSNALSSSALERLQLHMQLQSLQNPFSFYNNPALWPKLHPFQEKMIQSLQSLNDGSSPVMQNALPNSPHVEQGQKDEFCKPQHDGAKINNPQVHLLENIPLSNGGVPFVASGSSKNPMHSSLAPRSEAIHEQTNSVGFQQLGALQTELDDILNNRIMGYVPHEDHDMAGFDCFREMNSSKDSLIWWSNDSDTKSVSSNSWDSSATPALLPQGMFQDYELGYSL